The DNA region TTGCGTTCGCCGGCGAGCCAGCGGGCAAAGCTCGGCGCGGGCGAGAGCGTCACGAAAGTCGTCAGCCGCGGCAGGTTGCGCTTGAGCGTCTCGACCACCTGCTTGATCAGGAAATTGCCGAAGGAGATGCCGCGCAGCCCTTCCTGGCAATTTGAGATCGAATAGAACACGGCGGTCGTTGCCTCCTCGGAGGCGATCGGCACCCGATCCTCGGCGAGCAGCTCGCCGATGGTGCCGGGTATTTCGCCCGTCAGCGCCACCTCGACGAAGATCAGCGGCTCGTCGACGAGCTGCGGATGGAAGAAGGCGAAGCAGCGCCGGTCCGGCGGCTCCAGGCGATCGCGCAGATCCTCCCAGGTGCCGATCTCGTGCACCGCCTCGTAGCGGATGATCTTCTCGAGGATATTGGCGGGCGTCGACCAGTCGATCGGGCGCAGCACCAGGAAGCCCGGATTGAACCAGGAGGAGAACAGATGGACGAAATCGGCGTCCACACCGTCGAGATCGCGGTCGCCCTTGGCATTGCGATCATCCTTGGAGGCCCGCAGCAGATCCTCGCGCATGCGCACCAGCGCCGCCGTGCCGCCATGGGCGAGATTGAGACGTCGGATCAGCTCCTGGCGGCGCGGCTCGGCGGCGAAATGCACATCGAGCACCGCCTTGGCGTTCGGATCGGCCCGATAGGCCTCGATGGCCTTGGCGAGCCGCCGATGGTCGCAGCCGAACTCGTCGACGAGACGACGCAGGAAGGCGAGACGGGCCTCAGCTGCGAGCGCCTCGTAGCCTGAGAGAATGGCGCCGGCGAGCGCCACCCCCGAGGCCTCGCCACGGCCCGACAGCAGCGCCTCGCACAGGCGCGCCAGATCATGCTCGTTCTCAGCCTTCTGCCCCCCGCGCCCGAGCCGCAGGATGGAGCGCCCGCGATCCGCGATCGAGGCGAGGAGGTCGCCGAAGAAGGTGTCGCTCATGCCGGACTTCCCATGATGCTCACAATGACGGCATCCGATATCGCATCATTTATGCCAAAAAGCCCGAGGCTGCTTTTCGCGACCATGCTTAGGTCGCGATTGCGACAGGATACTGGCGGGCAACCTCAACCCAGCATCCATTGCGCCGCCAGACATCCTGCGATCGCGGCCGCGGCGCTGAGGCAGATGCCCCAGGCGAGGTCGATGACGGCGAGCCTCGCCGGGAAGGATTTCAGCGTCGCGAGGTTCGTCAGGTCATAAGTCGCATAAGTGCACAGGCCGTAGAGCGCTCCGAGCAGGCAGGCTTTGCGCCAGCCATCCCCGATCGAGGGGATGACGGCGAAGACCACCATGCCGGCGAGAAAGATCGCGTAGAAGACCAGCGCGACGCCGATACTCGGTTGTTCGCGCATCATGGGTCCGATCGAGGCGATATAAAAGCGCTTGGCGATCCAGCCTATCCACAATCCATCGAGGCCGAGAAACACGACCGCGCAGGCGAGATAGGCGGCGGCGTAGCTGGTGCTCATGTCGAAAGGCGCCTCTCTGCCACCCCAGCTGTCTTGCTGCCCCGCCTGCTGCCTCCCGATCTTGTGCATTGCGGTCCCGATCGCGCCGAATTGAGCTCGCGGTCTCGAGCCTCTACCCTGGCGCAGCGGCAATGTTTCTGTGCTCGGATGCTCTCACATCTGTCGGAGGAAAGCACCATGGTCTTCGGGGGTCTGAACTATCTCGCCATCCTGGGGGCGGCGATCGGTGCCTTCGTGTTCGGCAGCGTCTATTACGGTGTCCTCGGCAAGAGCTGGATGGCGGCGCTCGGCACGACGGAAACCGGGATGAAAGGCGCCGGCGGCACGATGTCGCCTCTGCCCTTCGTCATCGCCTTCATTGCCGCGCTCGTCATGGCCTGGGTGCTGGCCGGCGTGCTCGGTCATCTCGGCGTGGGCCAGGTCACCGCCAGGAACGGCGCGGTCTCGGCGTTGTTCCTGTGGCTCGGCTTCGTGGTGACCACAATCGCGGTGAATAACGGCTTCGCGGGCCGCAAGCTCGCCCTCACCTTGATCGATTCGGGGCATTGGCTCGGCGTCCTCGTGGTCGAAGGGCTCATCATCGGCGCCTTTGGCGTGTGAGGGCCGGCCAAGCGCCATTCCAAACAAGCCGCGTTCCAGCCAAGCCTTATTCCAACATCGTGATCAGCTCGCTGTCCTCGGCGCCCATCAGATAGAAGGCGATGAAGGTTCCTGGCGCTGTTTCCGACGCATTGTCGAAATGCAGGACCCTGGTGTCGGCGGGCTCGAAGAAGGCATCCCCCGCCGGGAGCGTCCTTGCGGCCTCGCCTTCCACCTGGAACAGGAATTCGCCCTTGGCGATATAGCCGATCACGGGGACCGGATGCAGGTGCAGCCCCGTCTTCTGGCCGGGCGCGAAGGTGATCTCCTTGACCTCGACGCGTCCGCAGAGCTTGGCGCTCGCGAGCTGCGCCGTCAAAAGCGGCTTGCGGATGATCGGCGGGTGATCGTGAGGCGAGGCGGGCATCGGCTACATTCTCCAAATTTCGTCTGATCCTGGGATTTCACCTGATCTTTGCTCGGGCTTGCGCCGGCGCAAGGCATTTCTCCCATGCTGCGACCAAAGTTCACTCTGCCATGCCTTGCGTCCTGTCGGCCCCATCCGATAATGGCGCCAAGATGGGTTGGTCGCCGGTGAATCGACCTTGGGCGGCGCGTCGGGAGGAACAGATGACTGACAAGATTTATGATGTGCCGGAAGCGGCCGCGAAAAATGCCCTTATCGACGCCAAGCGCTATCGGGAGATGTATGAGGCTTCGCTGAAGGACCCGAATGCATTCTGGGGGGAGCAGGGCAAGCGCATCGACTGGATGACGCCCTTCAGCAAGGTGAAGAACACCTCGTTCGGGCCAGGCCCCGTCTCGATCAAATGGTTCGAGGACGGCATCACCAACGTGGCCTATAACTGCATCGACCGGCATCTCGCCAAGCGCGGCGACCAGGTCGCCCTCATCCACGAGGGCGACGACCCCAAGGTCGACGCCAAGATCACCTATCGCCAGCTGCATGAGCATGTCTGCCGCTTCGCCAATGTGCTGAAGCAGCATGGCGTCAAGAAGGGCGATCGGGTCACCATCTATCTGCCGATGATCCCCGAGACCGCCTATGCGATGCTCGCTTGTGCCCGCATCGGGGCGGTCCACTCGGTGGTGTTCGGTGGCTTCTCGCCGGATTCGCTCGCAAGCCGCATCAGCGACGCCAAATCAACGGTGCTGATCACCGCCGATGAAGGGTTGCGCGGCGGCCGCAAGGTGCCGCTCAAGGCCAATGCGGACGAGGCCTGCGCCAAGGCGGGCAGCGTCAAGTCAGTGCTGGTCGTCCGCCATACCGGCGCGGCCGTGTCGATGCAGGCCGGGCGCGATGTCTATGTCGATGACGAGGCCCGCAAGGTCTCGGCCGATTGCCCCTGCGAGAAGATGAGCGCCGAGGACCCGCTGTTCATCCTCTACACCTCGGGCTCCACGGGAACCCCCAAGGGCGTGCTGCACACCACTGGCGGCTATCTCGTCTATGTCTCGATGACGCATCAATACGTCTTCGATTATCATGACGGCGACATCTACTGGTGCACGGCCGATGTCGGCTGGGTGACCGGGCATTCCTATATCGTCTATGGCCCGCTCGCCAACGGCGCCACGACGCTCATGTTCGAGGGCATTCCCACCTATCCCAGCGTGTCGCGCTTCTGGCAGGTGGTCGACAAGCACAAGGTCAACATCTTCTACACCGCGCCGACCGCCATCCGGGCCCTGATGGGCGCAGGCGAAGGACCCGTGAAGGCGACGTCGCGGCAATCCTTGCGCCTCCTCGGCACGGTCGGCGAGCCGATCAATCCCGAGGCCTGGGAATGGTATCACCGGGTCGTCGGCGATGATCGCTGCCCGATCGTCGACACCTGGTGGCAGACGGAAACCGGCGGCATCCTGATCACGCCGCTTCCCGGCGCCACCAGGCTCAAGCCGGGCTCGGCGACCTTGCCGTTCTTCGGCGTCGTGCCGCAGATCGTCGACGGCGACGGCAAGGTGCTGGAGGGGGAGGCCAGCGGCAATCTGGTGATCGCCGATTCCTGGCCTGGCCAGATGCGCACCGTGTTCGGCGACCATGAGCGCTTCGTGCAGACCTATTTCTCGAGCTTTCCGGGCAAATATTTCACCGGCGATGGCTGCCGGCGCGACGCCGACGGCTATTATTGGATCACCGGGCGCGTCGACGACGTGATCAATGTCTCGGGCCACCGCATGGGCACGGCGGAGGTCGAATCCGCCCTCGTTTTGCATGCGAAGGTGGCCGAGGCCGCCGTGGTCGGCTATCCGCACGACATCAAGGGCCAAGGCATCTACGCCTATGTGACCTTGATGCAGGGCGTCGAGGCGACGGAAACCTTGCGCAAGGAGCTGTTCGCGCATGTGCGCAAGGAGATCGGCCCGATTGCTCAGCCCGACCTTATCCAATTCGCGCCCGGCTTGCCGAAGACGCGCTCCGGCAAGATCATGCGGCGCATCCTGCGCAAGATCGCCGAGGACGAATTCCAGGCGCTCGGCGACACCTCGACCTTGGCCGATCCCGCCGTGGTCGACGACCTCGTGGCCAACCGGCAGAATAAGCGGGTGTGAGGCGGGCTGGCGCCGGCGCCCTTGGGACCGCGGGCGTCCCGCCCGCCCTTGAAACGATACGGCCGGCGCGGCGCTGGGAATAAGTGCGACCGAGACGGTCGCGGTCCCAGCGTTGGTCTCCGGCCGCGAATATCAGCGCTGCGATCCAGGCATGGGCGGGCATTGGCCGCGTGCTAAACTGCCGGCACAGGCTGGAGCCAACGCGCCGGAGAGGACGATTTGCCCTGGTTCGATCCGAGCGAAGTTCGGCGGCGTGTCCTGTCTCTCACCATCGGGATCGGCGGCATTGCGGCCATCATCGCGTCTTCGGCACTGCATCTCTTCGAATCGCATTCCAAGAGCGCCGTACCGAGCCTCGCGGCGAGCTCTCCCATCGAGGCCGGCCAATGGCTCGTCGCCTTGCGGGGCGCTTCGGTCGCCATGACGACGCCCGACGGACGGCCGGTCCCGAAGGGCCAAAGAGCGATCGTCGTCGAGACCGAGATGACCAATCGCACCACGGCCAGCAGCAATGACTTCTATTCGGTTCTGCGGCT from Rhizobiales bacterium GAS188 includes:
- a CDS encoding malonyl-CoA decarboxylase, which produces MSDTFFGDLLASIADRGRSILRLGRGGQKAENEHDLARLCEALLSGRGEASGVALAGAILSGYEALAAEARLAFLRRLVDEFGCDHRRLAKAIEAYRADPNAKAVLDVHFAAEPRRQELIRRLNLAHGGTAALVRMREDLLRASKDDRNAKGDRDLDGVDADFVHLFSSWFNPGFLVLRPIDWSTPANILEKIIRYEAVHEIGTWEDLRDRLEPPDRRCFAFFHPQLVDEPLIFVEVALTGEIPGTIGELLAEDRVPIASEEATTAVFYSISNCQEGLRGISFGNFLIKQVVETLKRNLPRLTTFVTLSPAPSFARWLAGERKVEDNPVLSGQDHAALSVLDQPDWPKTDFPAEALRGALLAAAAHYYLEAKSPSGRPLDPVARFHLGNGARLERLNWPGDMSDKGLREAHGLMVNYLYKLDDIEQNHEAFAARNEVVASGQVRRLLRKPANGRAAGRLRNRPSEPSPSERGKDGVNEAGPA
- a CDS encoding Uncharacterized membrane protein; the encoded protein is MHKIGRQQAGQQDSWGGREAPFDMSTSYAAAYLACAVVFLGLDGLWIGWIAKRFYIASIGPMMREQPSIGVALVFYAIFLAGMVVFAVIPSIGDGWRKACLLGALYGLCTYATYDLTNLATLKSFPARLAVIDLAWGICLSAAAAIAGCLAAQWMLG
- a CDS encoding Cupin domain-containing protein, coding for MPASPHDHPPIIRKPLLTAQLASAKLCGRVEVKEITFAPGQKTGLHLHPVPVIGYIAKGEFLFQVEGEAARTLPAGDAFFEPADTRVLHFDNASETAPGTFIAFYLMGAEDSELITMLE
- a CDS encoding acetyl-coenzyme A synthetase, producing the protein MTDKIYDVPEAAAKNALIDAKRYREMYEASLKDPNAFWGEQGKRIDWMTPFSKVKNTSFGPGPVSIKWFEDGITNVAYNCIDRHLAKRGDQVALIHEGDDPKVDAKITYRQLHEHVCRFANVLKQHGVKKGDRVTIYLPMIPETAYAMLACARIGAVHSVVFGGFSPDSLASRISDAKSTVLITADEGLRGGRKVPLKANADEACAKAGSVKSVLVVRHTGAAVSMQAGRDVYVDDEARKVSADCPCEKMSAEDPLFILYTSGSTGTPKGVLHTTGGYLVYVSMTHQYVFDYHDGDIYWCTADVGWVTGHSYIVYGPLANGATTLMFEGIPTYPSVSRFWQVVDKHKVNIFYTAPTAIRALMGAGEGPVKATSRQSLRLLGTVGEPINPEAWEWYHRVVGDDRCPIVDTWWQTETGGILITPLPGATRLKPGSATLPFFGVVPQIVDGDGKVLEGEASGNLVIADSWPGQMRTVFGDHERFVQTYFSSFPGKYFTGDGCRRDADGYYWITGRVDDVINVSGHRMGTAEVESALVLHAKVAEAAVVGYPHDIKGQGIYAYVTLMQGVEATETLRKELFAHVRKEIGPIAQPDLIQFAPGLPKTRSGKIMRRILRKIAEDEFQALGDTSTLADPAVVDDLVANRQNKRV